The Lepeophtheirus salmonis chromosome 3, UVic_Lsal_1.4, whole genome shotgun sequence genomic interval GTAAATATATTGCACCACAAAGACTATGAAACATACTTTCACTCTTCTCCGTATTCCCGTGTGGGGGGTACTTATAATAACTAATACATCCACCTATTATTACTCGCTGAAAATGATCCTGTTCTGAACTCCTtaatatcaagataaataaatttaaaaaatcagacaTCTCCTCCAAGGAGATGGAAGAAAATTAGGGCACTACATTATGTCTTGTTCTCGaatgattcatttattttcattagataaaataaaagacaaaatgtTATGTTGAATAaggaatacaaaatatgtacagaGTGAgtttacaatgaaaaaaaataagttcaaggtttttctaaaatgtatttgttgATGGTAACCCATAAACTTTTCACCTATATagatatgcatatatatatatccttgaaCCTTATCATGGCCTTTACAAAATGCCTAGGAAGTACCTTGTGCTGGTgttatattatatctaaaataaaagaatactcCAATAAATAGGTACTCATTTTTGAACCTATggaaaggtgttttttttttttgagaaatataaataaaaagtgaaaattttttgaagatgatgtatataatattatattatgaatggTGAAGGAAGGGGCTGTGACTGTGAGTTCAAAAGGATTTGTGTTTCTCTTTCTAGCTTTCTTTGTGTgtgtttgatatttaaaaaaatcatatatttatttatagaaaggTCGTTAATAGTACATAGGGATGATGATACACGATCTAGTAATAAGTATCAATCATATCCTTGATACTCTGATGAAACACacaaaatatctttctttttaattcttagGAGTTATCCTCACTCGATGGACTACAGGTCAAGAAGAGAAGAGAGCTGAGTGTATGGTATGGGctaaattggaaaataaaacacTGCCTCTACAAAATCAAGGACAAGCCAAATGTCTCACAAACAAAGAATGCTCCGGGTTCACTTGTACTGGAGTCTATCAGGTAAAGCGGTGTCTGTAGTAGTAGGTACACGTCCTTGATTCCTTCAAGCAAACCTTATTTCcttgagaaaataattacattgtatacatacatatcaatCTACTCGTATTtacaaaatgtttgtttttcttgtcgaaattatattataattttgtataagttgtaCATACTAAGATGAGGCGTAATTATGTTTAAGTAGTTATATACATCTAGGCAAATCATTGCCTCTTAGCTTGTTGCAGCAGCAAAGAaatgaatacataattttatcatgCCCTTGAAGAAAGTTTTattcaagaatttcaaataGGATGTAATGTACATAGGTAGAACGTATGAATCCTCTTGGAGGGTTCAGACATCATAgatcattttttaagtaatattatcTAAGTAGACTTATTTTTTAAGGGCCAGTGTCATATTCGTGTTTATCTTCTTCTATGGGGACTACTATTGTCTATGACATACCAAGGTATAAAGTAACAATTtactgatatatgtatataaaatacacacTGAAACGAAAACTTTCACGTGGGAGGACTCAATAAATTCTGAAGAAAAGTGAAATCTTTTTTCCTCAAGTGtacaatataaagtatataatatgtacgtgTATTACAATACATGGAACTTGGGCGTAAATGAATCCTTGGGtgcatcctttttttaataatattgtttcattACTTTTCAGAATAAGGATTTGACATTTGGAATGAGAGTGCTTCCTTGTCGTGAAGTCCCTGGTGTGGAAATCTACGGCTATGCTCCACAATTTCATGCCAATAacttttctcatatttttactCACAAGTCACAATATGTAGTACCTGGTAAATGATGacgaatatatgtattataatgtatttatcaaTGACACtcttaaatgaataataatttacttgTAGGTGCTTTACTCAACATGTCTGTTATTCCTGGAAATCTCTCACCAAGTAAATTTGGAGAGTTGACTGGAAAAATTGAAGTCCATTTGAAGAGAAATGCTCTTAACAATACACTCATTCTAGGGCTGTCAGCCATGGCATGTATAAACGACACTTGTCCTTttagaaaattagtttttaatcaCACGGAAATCCCTGGTAAGTTTTACTCCAAGAGTTGCATcatattatgtttgtttgtttttctttatttataaaattatgtatgacTTTGCCCTTGATACAAAAAAGACTCAGTGAATATTAGTTAAGTAAgcagagggttttttttttgaggttaaATGGTTCTTATATAGTAAATAGTGTGGTAGGTATTTAGACCATGATAAcacaagtaaaatatataatctatctAGCCAACTTccagaaggaaaaaaaaattaacatttgtatTATGTCTTTAACCACAATTCATTTCATCTAATCAGATCatgtattttgtctttttatttcaCTCAAGTGTCAAttcacttttcttttaaataaaacacccaaggttagatataaattttacaataaataataatacaaaaagaagattaaataaaatagcacTGTCATTGCGAAATACATGTATTGTGTACGTACATAGTACATTAAACTTTGAAAGTCATTTCAATGTCACATGACAATGTACAAATAgaggtacatatatatttcaaaatttaaattgaattttatatattaatttatataaaaacacaatttatgatttattaagaTTAACTTGTGAAATGTTTACATGGCTTAAAGTACATAACTAGATTAGTGTGTCTTGAATATAACATATGTTTGAAACATGATTTTGCCAACAGCTGCAATTGTCGTTAAGTTCATGGAAACATTAATGGTTATTGTGTTGATTATATCACAGTAGTTGCTAGCTACTACCTAACATATTAAACGTTTcaataacttaaatattatgtatttttcatttccgtacaattgtttttattcaaattgcatattatttatgtacaaagcatgttttatatacatatattccttattttttaccTCGAACCTTGGGTTTAATTAATACCAAAAAACGATCATTTCCTTGAATTTTAGACGTTTTTAATGAAGCACAACATCTATTCATAGTTTGCAATtctatataatactttttgacCAGTGGTGcacattattttttccctttcacGTAGTACTAAGTTGCCCTGAGAAGATGGAATCCTCAAGTagcaacaataataataatccacCAACTTATGGAGCTCAATGTAATATCAACGATTTATTTAATTGTGGACCAAATCGAATATGTGTTCAAACAGAACCTTCGAGCACATCAGGTGTATGTAAATGCCGCAGGGGATTCACTTTGGATAGTAATCAGGtataatacacatatattatttaatagttaatgtTTGTGcgtatattttgttctttggTGAAGGACAGTCTTAGAAGGAGTATTGCgtttatttgtttgaaaaatgtatacatGTATTATCGTAATTCCCGtccatatataataatgactTTAATGAACTGATCCTTTAATTAccataataactttatttaatcttttttatatatcattagaATTGTTTAAGTCGTCGACCAAAGACTTTAGATAATCACGATGAATCATTCATTGATCCCAAAGTCAATGTATTCGAACAACACAGCAAAAAATCTACCACAGATCAAACAAATGATGCACATTCTCCTTTAGATGAAGTTACTGAAGATGTGGATGCGGCACTCATTGGAGGGATTGTTGCAGGGATCATCAGtgttataatattgataataatcatAGGAACTCTTATCGTATCATTTACGAGACTTGCACCACGGCTCCGAGCACGAATAACACAAAGACCCTATGAGGATATCATCATATCAGATAATCTTGGATCAAAAGTTCAGAACAAtcccatataattttaataattgaagacGTTCCTTTTTAGCATTTATACAGGACctatatcaagtttttttttaacttaagaGAAACCGAAATTATTAATTCTCTAAGTAAAAGTtgttctgttttttattttacaattttcttgtcCCTGACCTTAATCTATCTTTGTACGCTCACTCTATTCCCTGACAAAATGCGCCCTCTCTAccaatagtattaaaaaacaatgacCTTGCGGcatcatttctaatttttgttaattttattctttaacgAATATTTGCTGGAAATTCAATAACATCACCTCAAAAATACACCATAaccatatttcaatatatatatatatatacaaatctattaatatttatattagattaAGTCTGTGATACGTTATACATTTCCTCCCCTTCAAACATAATATATCCTTTCAATAAAGACACAGGTATACATGACTCAGTTTTAGCTGTAATGTAAAAAAGTGATTTTCTGACATATGTACTATgtaagtttatattttcttgaaatatactATCGAACAATAGAAAATTGAAACTCAAAAACTATTTGGTAGTTTTATTACTACAGATGAATAATATGggacaaaacaatttaattacataGAATAAACTTGGGAGAATTAAATTGAGTTCTAAAGTTCAAGTTTCTCCTGATGATAATGTCTATATATTAATTGACTTTATATTTCTATGCATTTCGTTGAACTTGTGAATTTGGTTAATGAAATACTCTCCATATCGTGCATCCACTTTAGTATCAGCTATATGTATCATGTTgaggtcaataaaaaaatctacttcaGATTCGGACTGAAACTCTCCTTCAAGGCCCGAATTGCCTTTTTTACATACGACATTCatcattttatgtttaaaacacAACAACTTTTGTTCCAAATCATCTACAGTCGTGTTCATGAACTCGGCTAGTTTCTCAAGAGGCATTGATGTGTACAATTGTAGGAAGGACCTCACAGTTTGTAACATGGACTGTTGGGATACTTCGTCCATGAATACCTTAAAAATATGggtatgaattattaaaaaaatatatcatttcacTAAAATACCTTAGATTGCAATTTCAAAGATTCCATATGATCATGTCCTTCGTTAGACTCTTTATCATAGGAAGGTGGAAGTGGAGAAAGAAATTTGGGGGATGCGAAAGCAAATTTAGATTCAAATTCAGACAAATCTCCACATTGCATTTTTGACATACTCTCTCCATAACGTTCTTTAATAACAGCATTGAGAGACACATCAATTCTTTGAGGATGCAAAACGAGGCACATAGAGAGAAGAGTGTACATtttctctgtttgtttgttaatttgatcattttggtAGTTTTTAGCCTGTAATTACAAATGgaacaaaaaggaagaatataaatcatgattatataaacatactattaaatattttacctgGAATAAGTTCTTAGTACGATTGATGTATGTAAGAATACTGGTAAAAGTACGAATGGCGTCAGCGTAGCGTCTCATCATCATGTAAGCAAAACCAACATAGTAAAAGGTAGTGATCTGACATCCAGGCACACGTGAGTAAAGATTCGATTGATTAAgatcaatattttctaaaactttgATAGCCTGATAAAAATCCCCCAAAAGAGAATGCAATCGAAGAAGACCCACCAATGCGAAATAGCCCATGTTTTTATACAAGGAAACCCTCCCAAATTCTCCAGCAGCCAAGTCCGGATCTCCTCCAGATGAAAAAACTTCGAGCTGCTTATTGATGCAAGACTTTTCAACCATGGAATGAAGAACGTTGAGTACTTGCAAGACTTCCCACACATGATTATCGACCTCAAATTCTTCCTTGGCTTTAGCACGGAACTGTTGATAGCattgaaattgataaataaattcatccaCAATTTCCCAGAGCCATTGATTTGGCAGTTTCATCTTGACAGGCGTATTTGAgctcaaaaagtaattaaagagCTTGCAGTAGTTGCAATAGGACTCGTATCTTTGATCCTGAGTAGGCCCAGAACTCACGACAGCGTAGATATGTCGAAAATAGAGTTCTTTGTACAGGATAAAGAATATATCGTCACTCGTGATTCCAAGGATGGTCGTGAGTTCTTCCGCACGTGGCCAAGGGGTCTTTTGATAAAACTCCTCCGTCAGCTTAGGGTAAGAGAACTCGTACATCTTGGAGATCTCATAGGGGTTATTGTCCGCAATCAAGTCTCGGAACCGACGAAGAAAAGCAGATACAGGCTCTGGGATGTCTGTGTAACCATCAGATTTCATGGATCCCCTTCTCTCAAATTCTCGATCCAGGAGAGGATCACCCGTTGGATAGGCAGGGCTGTCATAGTTACTATCATACTACAATCAgtcacaaatacaaaaatatcaatccGTTCCCTCTACCGAAATAACGCACGTCATACTTACATCATCATAGTCGTACATTTCGATCCAAACCACTTCTTCGTCGAAACAAAATAGTTGGAGCAATGATGGTTTACAACTAAGATTTGACTTCCGGTAAGAACGCTAGAACTGGCGTAAGTGGCGCTCCACCTCATGAAACAGACCAAAGCGAGAAAAGAGGAGAAAAATGATTGGATCAATGCTCTTGTATGCTCTAGATGGGATAAAATGTGACGTCACACATGCGTCCACTATATATGAACATCACAAAACCTCGTATGTTTTGATTCGGCTGGGATTCTCCAATCGACAATCTTGGATTGCCAGCTACCAGAACAGTCCGAACAGGAGCTTGGATTAGAGATTAGTGCGTGGAAGAATCGTATCAAATATGTTCATTACAAGATTTAATACAGGACTTCGCTATGCCTCACACCGAAGTCATCGAGGGTCTCGTGGAGCTGCAGCTAAAGACATGCTCCTCTCGAGTGTGCCAGAGACCCGATCTACACTTTCCCATGTCCCTAGTAGGGATGAAAAATGTCCATTTGTTCCTACATTTGAGTCCATAATTCAAACTAGACGAAAACAAGCTGCTAAAAGTCTTGTGGTTCAGGTCAAGTCCAAATATTCTGCTGAAGAGCTCTTTTTAACTTGCCAATCATCTCTCGGACCCGTTGAttctctccattttttttcGCGAGCCGATTCCAAGGAACTAtctgtaattttaaattaatttatattcccaTTTGATCTTATTAcgtagaattatttatttccctGACTGAATGTTTAGAATTTCTACATCGTCGAATTCCAAGAGGAGTCATCTATAGAAAAGGCACTTTATTCCAAAGAAGGCGTTCAGTTTTTCGACTATTCACGCAAAGAAGTTGATACTTTTATCCCTGTGAGATCTCCATTTACTTGGCTTTTTGGTGGGGGAGCCAAGGAAACGGAAAGAGACAGTAAATCCTCTAACACCATACCTAATTACATACCAGTCACTTTCCCCCTAGAAAGGCCTTCAGTTACAGAGCTACCTTCGTTTCTTTCTGACATAACATctgtaaatagtattttaatctATCGTTTGAGCTTATtctaatattgttttttcttatttaagctAGAATTACAAATCTTAGAATTTGAACGCCTATCGAACATGCTCGATATTTCATCAAGAATACGTTTTTTAACTTGTCGACAATTAGAACTGTGCCTAAGTGGCCTATTTGGTACATTTGTTTCAATACTTCCATTTGGTTCTTCTGTAAATTCATTTGGGTCATGTGATTCAGACCTTGATAtggttattaatttttctagtcttgaaaaaaatgatgattcaGCCAGTCAATTGTATTTTCATGTAAAAGGCGGATTCGGACAAAGGAATATGTCTCAAATGTATATTCGAATACTTGCTAATCTGTTGCAGGATATCGTTCCTGGAATTAGGAACGTTCAAAGTATATCAAATGCACGCGTACCCATCCTTAAATATCATCACCAACTACTAAATCTTGAATGTGATTTAAGCGCATCGTCATTGTGATTACTTTTAGAACATTtacttttctactttttttacatattagttCTTATCTTTTAGGTCTGGAGTTTTCATGTCAGAATTACTCTATTTATATGGAGAAATGGATTCACGAGTAAGGCCCCTCGTACTAGTAATACGACGCTGGGCCAAGGAATACGGTCTTGTCACGAATACTCGAccaactaaaatgtttactaaCTTCACAATCACTCTACTcgtaatatttttccttcagCATAATCATAAAATTCTTCCGTCTGTGGATTGCTTGCGAGAACTTGGAGGTTTGATAGTTAAGAATAGTGACATAGTTATCTccatttttgcatatttttagatccaaaagaattaaaaatttgttcgGATGGAGTGAAGAGAGACTTTCTTACGGATATTAGTGGTTATCAGTCATACCTGAACTCCCAATATAGCCTGAATGAAGATAAACCTTCTCTAGAAGCACTACTCAAAGATTTTTTCGACTTTTATGGAGATTTTGACTTCAAGGGGGCTACTATATGTATTAATTCTGGCAAAATACGTGGACCAGGAAAGGACAGGCTTAATATTATCAATCCTTTAGAGCCTCATTTGAATGTCAGTGCAAATGTGTCATTAAATTCAATCAGCTCTTTTCAATTATATTGCAAAAGAACGTTAGCTCTCATAAATGCGAATCCGTGCTTTAACTCTTTATTTCGAGGTCGAGTATCGAGAAACTTGAATGATCTTTTTCAAACTAtggattcaaataaaaaaagtcgaaaataaaaaaaatgctgagATATGCAGCATAATTctgtacaataataatatttttaataattcaatttctataattaattattcatgtattttgacgtattattcatttttcattttttccggGGACCTTAGCAAAATCATTCATATTCGTAGTACTGATTGGAGTTCCAATTATAGAAAGGAAATCTACTTGAGTGATGTCATCTCCCTCTTGATTATCcttaataaaaagttgtatattttgaacattttgaaatttgacaaaACGAAGAGGGATAGGGGTGCCATCCAGCTGTTCCTTTGTTAATCtgagaaataaaagaatatggGAAAATATAGGGGATGAtgactttacaaaataaaaaaattatattcaacataTATTTGGAATTCCTATATGATCTATcaaaaaactatggattttgaataataatattattaagatacatatttttgaccTTTCTATGAAGAAGAGTTAAAAAGCTGAACAAATAATATGTTGGTACTAGATTGAAATGAGTTTTCCTGTCCCTTGGCGAAAAGGCAAaatcaacttaaaaataaagaatgaaaagaTGCTTACTCGATGTCCTGAGTAGCAATCATGGAGTCGGCCTTGTCAAAGTCAAGAGTGGTGGGATGATTTTGGAATATACGAATGTTTTTAGGCCCCTTATCCTGTGGTCCTTTGACTCTAAGAGAATGGACTTTGACGGACTGTGTGAAGGTGACAGAGAGGATAATTTGTTCATCACAATCAGAAGCTAGGAATCCGGCCTCTTTGTCATTGAGGGCATGGGTGTAGGGATGATCATCATCCTGATTGAGGCACTCGCATTTGCTTTTATCGAGGAAGAGTGAGAGATCCATCTAAAGACGAAGAAATGTGAAATATGAGGTGATGAGAAGTATCAAGTATGAACTTACAAATCCCTTGACCCCACAATCGTCTGAGCTTCCGCCACTTTCTCCGTAATGCTTTGTAACTTTCTCTTCAAGTGCCACGGAATTCGCACCTTGCATCCGgtcaattcttattttatttctatagaaaataaagGTGGGCATGGATGTTACTCCCTGATCCCCTGCAGTCCCAGGGCAGGCATCTACATCCACTTTCAGGAAAACTGCCTCTGGGAATTTGGATGGGAGTTCCTCAAAGAAAGGAGCAATGGTCTTACAAGGACCGCACCAGGACACTGTAAAATCCACTACAACTAGTTTGGTACCCGCATTAGCCAATTCCTTACTCCATTGCCCATCTTCAGCCACTACAATCACCTCCATAATGAGTCCACAGCACAAGGTTACCCCAAACTTAAATCACCGATGTCGATCTCAGCTCAACAATAACAAACACTACTAACAGCCAAgacatataaaaattgagattcATTCTTGCTTCAATGTTACCAAATGTTTGTTGGCCGTTATCCAGCGATCACGATATATAGCAAATCATTACTGAActctattgaaaatatattgaagtatgcttcattttttatagagatGAACTTTTGAAACCTGGATATGCCTATGGGATTCAAAAAACCTTGAAGTAATTCTCATCATTTagattttaaatccaataaatttaaaaaaataataataataaatattatcattgctattattttatctatgatCATGTCCATATTATTTGAAGATAACAAGTATTCCTAAAAAAACAATCGAAAATTAATGTGGTCagactgacaatttgaataatgtttgggagaagagcagcttagctttcacGTTATTAAACTAGCCGGGAATAGCTATTAgatgatgaaaataaacaaagccCAGTGTGTATCTAGCCTGGGACATATAAAGCTTATAGTCTATACCTTAGTAGGTTTTTTGGTAAGGttaccaaaataaattatttttttggtaaatatgaaattatacttttttagaaataacatgGGGAGcccttttttatgaaaaaaaattataatatgagaCAACTTTTTTAGCTATGCATAGAGTTGACATATTTGTaagaacaaatcaaattttaaagtattaagaCAATACAAAGGttcttctttccttccttcttcccctccttttattcttatttaatatgtaaagtACTATTTTAGCTTCTatcttaatagtataaatagctGTAACTCTCATGTATTTGTTGGAGTAGTGTCGAGTAACAAAGATGTCTATAATATACTTGTTTATGTATAACTCCTTCTAGTCTCATTCCTTCACGCATTCTCCTTGTTTCTCTCAGTCTTCCTGGATTCCCGGTATTGAATAGTTTGTGTCTTTCGACCTCGTCGAAACACTACAGCGGCGACgaggattataatttataagtagtttttactcttaaatagtaaatacacaTAATCTGACGACGACGTTAGAAATTAGAAACGGAAAAACGGTTTTTGCGTGTggtcttccttttttttgttcattatttaatagattgttgtggtgttaacttctctctGATGTATGGCATTAtttgcctatctttggtataaattgttttaaaaatccataataatacatatatatatcaatttaaatataattatggtattttccatgcactaatggcatataaaatgtaaatggtTCTCTTCTTTATGGGATTAATTCCTTTTCTACCTcctaaatcatataaaatacttcgttacctttattttattacgcAACCTTTCGtcgataaagaaaaaaaggtagttagccaaataagtgaatcataccaactgtcatttatctcttatatactcccagactatcagtgttaaattatttcttcaccattcttaaaataaattacatattattaaaatctacatcatattttattcgatagtgtattataatattgctttgtaatatttgattaaaagagaagtagctaatatattatttaaacgacaagggatcaacaagaaattgtatttctgttcTTTAGGAAACGGGGCACcttctttatcaaaaataataaattatgaaataaccatgacgtatcaagggggaagagggaatcgacagctgacaataaaatacatagggtgTTAGCGAAGTAATGCCGTCAACAGACAGCctatattaacaatggtcttaattaaGTGATACcgaaagttgataattctgtagagaaaaacgcgtgcaaggataAGGGGAGGGGGCGGGAGGAAGACTTATGTATggtgtcattgtttaaaatactcatGTGATTTTCAGCTGCctgtttattatgatttttgagggtataacgaaagtttttactagcaaaatgtttaatgaagatatactacgtataatatagttagacgttttttatccgttacagtagatttgaaaacgtcccactccatgaaattgtaattcattatgaaccatattctcagaataataactaatgaaacgacaaagtagagtattacaaaatatatttgaagttccgagtttaaaaagaaggcttaaattaaatataatctacatactaaaaaataaaccatcatacatttatgttaaatatacaaaattaaacaattgtaatcatataactaataataacaataaattataaatacagaatattaaaataatagattgatccaaataatattttctttttctgacattaattcagttaaatatgtcataactttaagttgctacaCACGAGCCAGACgtagagtttaatcaaaaagagtatcccccttttttcctaatgtggaagttgctatataaaattgtgcacaggatagatatatctatcgatgagatctaaataattactaataataaagtaaatgtcaaaaccataaaattagacaataaatatactgataaaaaaaatattagaattaaatccatcttaaagatttattgCAAAAGCTAagaatgtccggcgatattactccttattaaggtcatcaaaaaagattcctCCCCCCTGTTATTTATCCTTGTATAAcagcatactattatcatgaaggatactcacaatcatacccaagtctttaagtgaagaaactaatgtcagacgAACTAGTTGttaaccatccaaagctactaacCCCGTTGTTTTGACCATTTAAGTACttatttttgccatttaatgagttgtgtatcacaATTCTTGAtcattttagctaaaatagaatcatattttatgactagatttaaaaaaaaatgactagctactgttagatggtacaaaattcaaagttccatttcgaaatttggtgtggatgactctaaacatgctgaaaagtatctcaacttcacaatttacaatgggggtatttctataaatgacatcattaccaacatcctccattaattaatgatggttcctcgggaagggaagaatttacccgtgtatttctctataaatttttgaacgtaggaggattagcaatggataaggttatattacatgtaataagcatctttgtgagatcaaagttaaagtctgacttgatgtattcatcgttaacttgattttatagatgaatatccatactcttgatatgagatgaggataatgagtggcgtgtaattctagacatgGGAGTAAAGGCAAATTTACATCAACAAATCCGACAcaccatctgtttctcgtccggtaagtatttcccaattcctgggcctccattttcagaaatccagacagaaggcgacgttatttcaggcattttattcagttctctattgactatcagcatctaatattatattaatattgaataataaaggcgggaatgataacgttcttgatagaagaagatgtatattatttaatcaatgatt includes:
- the eIF3l gene encoding eukaryotic translation initiation factor 3 subunit L; the protein is MYDYDDYDSNYDSPAYPTGDPLLDREFERRGSMKSDGYTDIPEPVSAFLRRFRDLIADNNPYEISKMYEFSYPKLTEEFYQKTPWPRAEELTTILGITSDDIFFILYKELYFRHIYAVVSSGPTQDQRYESYCNYCKLFNYFLSSNTPVKMKLPNQWLWEIVDEFIYQFQCYQQFRAKAKEEFEVDNHVWEVLQVLNVLHSMVEKSCINKQLEVFSSGGDPDLAAGEFGRVSLYKNMGYFALVGLLRLHSLLGDFYQAIKVLENIDLNQSNLYSRVPGCQITTFYYVGFAYMMMRRYADAIRTFTSILTYINRTKNLFQAKNYQNDQINKQTEKMYTLLSMCLVLHPQRIDVSLNAVIKERYGESMSKMQCGDLSEFESKFAFASPKFLSPLPPSYDKESNEGHDHMESLKLQSKVFMDEVSQQSMLQTVRSFLQLYTSMPLEKLAEFMNTTVDDLEQKLLCFKHKMMNVVCKKGNSGLEGEFQSESEVDFFIDLNMIHIADTKVDARYGEYFINQIHKFNEMHRNIKSINI
- the LOC121114696 gene encoding uncharacterized protein, producing the protein MVYRHLLIVLSGVILTRWTTGQEEKRAECMVWAKLENKTLPLQNQGQAKCLTNKECSGFTCTGVYQNKDLTFGMRVLPCREVPGVEIYGYAPQFHANNFSHIFTHKSQYVVPGALLNMSVIPGNLSPSKFGELTGKIEVHLKRNALNNTLILGLSAMACINDTCPFRKLVFNHTEIPVLSCPEKMESSSSNNNNNPPTYGAQCNINDLFNCGPNRICVQTEPSSTSGVCKCRRGFTLDSNQNCLSRRPKTLDNHDESFIDPKVNVFEQHSKKSTTDQTNDAHSPLDEVTEDVDAALIGGIVAGIISVIILIIIIGTLIVSFTRLAPRLRARITQRPYEDIIISDNLGSKVQNNPI
- the LOC121114692 gene encoding poly(A) RNA polymerase, mitochondrial, with amino-acid sequence MFITRFNTGLRYASHRSHRGSRGAAAKDMLLSSVPETRSTLSHVPSRDEKCPFVPTFESIIQTRRKQAAKSLVVQVKSKYSAEELFLTCQSSLGPVDSLHFFSRADSKELSNFYIVEFQEESSIEKALYSKEGVQFFDYSRKEVDTFIPVRSPFTWLFGGGAKETERDSKSSNTIPNYIPVTFPLERPSVTELPSFLSDITSLELQILEFERLSNMLDISSRIRFLTCRQLELCLSGLFGTFVSILPFGSSVNSFGSCDSDLDMVINFSSLEKNDDSASQLYFHVKGGFGQRNMSQMYIRILANLLQDIVPGIRNVQSISNARVPILKYHHQLLNLECDLSASSLSGVFMSELLYLYGEMDSRVRPLVLVIRRWAKEYGLVTNTRPTKMFTNFTITLLVIFFLQHNHKILPSVDCLRELGDPKELKICSDGVKRDFLTDISGYQSYLNSQYSLNEDKPSLEALLKDFFDFYGDFDFKGATICINSGKIRGPGKDRLNIINPLEPHLNVSANVSLNSISSFQLYCKRTLALINANPCFNSLFRGRVSRNLNDLFQTMDSNKKSRK
- the Txl gene encoding thioredoxin-like protein 1 codes for the protein MEVIVVAEDGQWSKELANAGTKLVVVDFTVSWCGPCKTIAPFFEELPSKFPEAVFLKVDVDACPGTAGDQGVTSMPTFIFYRNKIRIDRMQGANSVALEEKVTKHYGESGGSSDDCGVKGFMDLSLFLDKSKCECLNQDDDHPYTHALNDKEAGFLASDCDEQIILSVTFTQSVKVHSLRVKGPQDKGPKNIRIFQNHPTTLDFDKADSMIATQDIELTKEQLDGTPIPLRFVKFQNVQNIQLFIKDNQEGDDITQVDFLSIIGTPISTTNMNDFAKVPGKNEK